Below is a genomic region from Delftia tsuruhatensis.
CGGAAGATCTTCTGGTCACTCCGGGCCATCCCTTCCATGTTCCAGGACGCGGCTTCGTGAGCGTGGAAGAACTGCAGGTTGGGGATGAACTGGTATCCCTCGACACGCAAACCCGCTTGCGCATGCGTGCGCTGCGTCTGGAGTCGCCTCAGGGGACGACATACAACCTGACGGTTGAGACGGGGCACACGTTCTTCGTGGGAGGGCTGGGGACCTGGGTGCACAACGTGGGGCCATGCAATACTTGTGCAGATGGGGTCTGTGTCAGCTCTGCTGCTGAATTTTCTGACAAGGTAGCCGATACTTCGGCATTGGCCAAAAGGTTATGGATATTCGATCTGGATTGCCGTCAGGATTGCGTCGTAGCGGCAATGTGGCTGTCGCAGAGATAGATATTCCAGGAGTTTCTGGTGAAATGGCCGCCCATAGTCAGGTCTCTGTGACGGGTAAAGGGCTTGTTGGATCCGGTAGTGGTAATTTTATGGCGCAGCTTGTTCCAAATAAAGCCGGAAATATGGTCTATCGTGGGATAGATACAGAATATAAAATTATGGATAATATCGCTGATCAATTGGGTAGTAATTTTTCTGCAAAAGGTGTTGTAAATATTTTCACGGAAAAACCGGCATGTGCCAGCTGCTTAGGTGTGGCTGAACAATTTAAAGAAAAATACCCCAATGTCATGGTTAATATTTATGACAATGGAGGCGTTATGCTTCGTCCACCAAGCGGGAGTAAATAATGACAGAGTGTTTGAATTATGGTGCGAAAGAAAGATTAAGTTACGGAGAAATGCGAAATTATTTTTTAAGTTGCTATTACGAGTATTGTAGGCTGAAGCTTCGTGATTGCAATGAATGGGTTGCTGGAGAGTCCGAGGCGGGTTATGCTTATGGCGAGTTTGAGAATTCTTTTGAAATTCCAATTGAGAAATTGATGCTGGAGGTGTTGGCTCTTATTATGCTGGCTGGTAGATCTTCGGAAGAAATTAAAATTTTCATTTAAACTCTATAGCTAATATTCTGAAGAGTATGGATCTTGCATCTGTCCTTCAAGAATTGCCGGCCGATGAAAAGGATGAGCTGGTGACTGATCTTAAGATTCTTGGTTTATTTTGATCTATATATACTATGGTGCTGGTGTTTTTTAAGATTTTGGATTAAGTGTATTTGCTGAATTGCCAATTCGATTTGTATAGAAAAGATGTGTTGTTGTATGAATTGATTTCTTCTAATTGATGGAGGTGACCTGCGCCCTCATAGCCGTACCAGTTGAATGGAAGTGAGGTCCGCCAACCTGGAGAATGACGGACATGAGGACGAGTCGATTTACCGAACAGCAGATCATTGGGTTCTTGAAGCAGGCCGAGTCTGGCCTGGCGGTCAAGGAGGTCTGCCGCCAAGGCGGATTCAGCGAACCCACGTTCTACAAGTGGCGTGCCAAGTACGGCGGCATGGAAGCCGACGAGGCCCGGCGCCTGAAGGACCTTGAAGTCGAGAACGCCCGGCTCAAGAAACTGCTGGCCGAAGCGCACCTGGACCTGGAGGCGCTCAAGGT
It encodes:
- a CDS encoding deaminase domain-containing protein; this encodes MDIRSGLPSGLRRSGNVAVAEIDIPGVSGEMAAHSQVSVTGKGLVGSGSGNFMAQLVPNKAGNMVYRGIDTEYKIMDNIADQLGSNFSAKGVVNIFTEKPACASCLGVAEQFKEKYPNVMVNIYDNGGVMLRPPSGSK